In Mercenaria mercenaria strain notata chromosome 14, MADL_Memer_1, whole genome shotgun sequence, the following are encoded in one genomic region:
- the LOC123526599 gene encoding uncharacterized protein LOC123526599 isoform X2 gives MATYIPKLVDKGFQNWIKANLALSITKEGTEDCVLNEINTFHQDTLNDILSPEQILNNDLCRLCKNENILPCPTRGICIVKTGLCSFHYTQQKWYRPCPKHICDRLREKIRQCHKYNFPSWKNTKAEDWCQNPWELAKCYLPPDGYLGVRSIAETDINGIISVVMNHSAYKNKVDMRHCQEVREVSRKLRHCPDLCINDQDLNGFIGTLHMFLSCSKLFQGDSKAELSVQKITKLKADSLTITTHDITKVLQDVIHESTRMSFQQIDERVAEHAREVKAALDKLEIVTSTSLKDILSAKARAIDDIVNQGQVALDDLQSATEQLKLGVNKEIDEAKKMVFADIEDLKRTPIKEMNQTSSVSYSRRLSAADYQQLRNDFKSDLLTFNQQYHSTIPLSSVFEEQDTHLQGFYVQPDMNSIQVQKKTLSELAIEVRKPIKSLQDVFYRKSKPCFNIYLTSGAGQGKTVFCKQLVLTWCHAHRNHSSESKTFQEDIQLMKDFEYIFLVSLRNATAQCDVDDMIASQVVQNLAQNIKYTPDFMQTLLHREKCLILLDGLDEWSHPEPIFTTCTKTQDGLPHRKARPNCTILTTTRPWKLSIVNLKSSQKDNHIEIGYLDDNSSQQLIANAVRKILDQDDNTENSVNDETNSQIENIKTEIRSRSTPEFEMNPLILTYMICLLCDGKSLGESKSELYANIIDFLLYRWEKRNKEIAKAVTADKAFDAALKPAIFRNCSHIKAYEKFLLSLGQLAFKTLFCEIEERSLVFGCFLMDSCLTEDEQKFCLSTGLLIQNKLPGRLTTKETTVAFSHKTFQEFFAALHIYSKADFNDVKEPVLEKCNSVENILEMSNVFVFLSGICPERLRILSKDLSKIIHGDKMITQFRSESSSSLFKDTLYEKVKGLQDMYIACVKESKDANHESVYPLLQGVVIDMRGNEEVHLQVLQKLTQTNIENIKSIWLIHCESEMDTQKLIKTLVWKTYILSRVYN, from the exons atggcaACATATATTCCTAAATTGGTTGATAAGGGATTCCAGAATTGGATAAAAGCCAATCTAGCATTGAGCATTACGAAGGAAGGAACTGAGGACTGTGTGTTAAATGAGATAAACACGTTTCACCAAGACACACTAAACGACATATTATCACCagaacaaattttaaacaatgacCTGTGTAGactatgtaaaaatgaaaatatcttgccGTGTCCTACGAGAGGTATTTGTATAGTGAAAACAGGTCTCTGTTCCTTCCACTATACGCAACAGAAATGGTATCGACCATGTCCGAAACATATTTGTGATCGATTGAGAGAAAAGATAAGACAATGCCACAAGTACAATTTTCCATCTTGGAAAAACACCAAAGCAGAGGATTGGTGTCAGAATCCGTGGGAACTGGCAAAGTGTTACCTGCCTCCAGATGGGTATCTCGGGGTCAGATCTATAGCAGAAACAGATATAAATGGAATTATCAGTGTCGTCATGAACCATTCGGCTTACAAAAACAAAGTCGATATGCGTCATTGTCAAGAG GTGCGAGAGGTTAGTAGAAAATTACGCCATTGCCCAGACCTGTGTATAAATGATCAAGACTTGAACGGTTTCATTGGAACACTACACATGTTTCTGAGTTGTTCGAAGTTGTTCCAGGGTGATTCAAAGGCAGAGCTTTCTGTGCAAAAGATAACTAag TTGAAAGCAGATTCACTCACAATAACAACACATGACATCACGAAAGTTCTTCAGGATGTTATACATGAAAGCACGCGAATGTCGTTTCAACAGATCGATGAAAGAGTAGCTGAACATGCAAGAGAAGTTAAGGCTGCGCTTGATAAACTAGAGATAGTAACAAGCACAAGCTTAAAGGACATACTAAGTGCCAAAGCAAGGGCAATTGACGATATAGTCAACCAAGGACAAGTCGCTTTAGATGATCTCCAATCAGCCACTGAACAACTGAAGCTTGGTGTTAATAAAGAGATAGATGAAGCAAAGAAAATGGTATTTGCAGACATAGAAGATTTAAAAAGGACTCCGATCAAGGAAATGAATCAAACATCATCAGTAAGTTATTCTCGTCGACTCTCTGCAGCTGATTACCAGCAGTTGAGGAATG ATTTCAAGTCCGATCTACTGACATTTAATCAACAATACCACAGCACCATTCCTCTCTCATCAGTATTTGAGGAACAGGATACACACCTTCAAGGTTTCTACGTTCAACCTGATATGAATTCAATTCAAGTGCAAAAGAAAACATTAAGTGAACTTGCTATAGAAGTGCGGAAGCCAATTAAATCTTTACAAGACGTTTTCTATAGGAAATCGAAACCGTGTTTCAACATATACTTGACATCAGGAGCTGGCCAAGGGAAGACCGTGTTTTGTAAACAGTTGGTGCTGACATGGTGCCACGCCCATAGAAATCATAGTAGTGAAAGTAAAACGTTTCAAGAAGACATACAATTAATGAAggattttgaatatatttttctagTTTCTTTGAGAAATGCTACCGCACAGTGCGATGTTGATGACATGATTGCAAGTCAAGTTGTTCAGAATTTAgcacaaaacataaaatacactCCAGATTTTATGCAAACACTTCTACATCGCGAAAAGTGTTTAATTCTTTTAGACGGCCTTGACGAATGGTCCCATCCTGAGCCGATTTTCACAACCTGCACAAAGACACAAGATGGTTTGCCACATAGAAAAGCTAGACCAAACTGCACAATTCTCACTACAACTAGACCTTGGAAATTAAGCATTGTTAACCTCAAATCCAGTCAGAAAGATAACCATATCGAGATAGGATATCTTGATGACAACTCCTCACAACAGCTAATAGCGAATGCTGTAAGAAAGATCTTAGATCAGGACGATAATACTGAAAACAGTGTCAATGATGAAACCAATAGTCAAATTGAGAATATAAAAACTGAAATACGTTCAAGGTCTACTCCGGAGTTTGAAAtgaacccacttattcttacttataTGATTTGCTTGTTGTGTGATGGAAAATCTCTAGGCGAATCAAAAAGTGAATTGTATGCAAACATCATAGATTTTCTACTTTATCGATGGGAAaaacgaaataaagaaattgCAAAAGCCGTTACCGCAGATAAGGCATTTGATGCTGCCTTAAAGCCTGCCATATTCAGAAATTGTAGTCATATTAAAGCGTATGAGAAATTCCTCCTATCTTTAGGACAGTTGGcgtttaaaactttgttttgtgaAATAGAAGAAAGATCTCTCGTTTTTGGATGTTTTCTGATGGACAGTTGTCTAACTGAAGACGAACAAAAGTTCTGCTTATCAACTGGACTTCTGATACAAAACAAACTTCCGGGAAGATTAACGACGAAGGAGACTACAGTTGCATTTTCACATAAAACGTTTCAGGAGTTTTTTGCAGCCTTGCACATCTATTCAAAGGCCGATTTCAATGATGTGAAAGAACCAGTGTTAGAGAAGTGTAACTCAGTTGAAAATATCCTTGAAATGTCAAATGTCTTTGTATTTCTTAGTGGGATTTGTCCTGAACGGTTGCGCATTCTCTCAAAAGATCTCAGCAAAATAATTCATGGTGACAAAATGATAACCCAATTCAGAAGTGAGAGTTCTTCTTCCCTTTTCAAAGACACTCTCTATGAAAAAGTTAAAGGTCTCCAAGATATGTATATCGCATGTGTCAAGGAAAGTAAGGATGCTAATCATGAATCTGTGTACCCATTACTTCAGGGTGTTGTCATAGACATGCGCGGTAACGAAGAAGTACATCTTCAAGTGTTGCAAAAGCTTACACAAACGAATATTGAAAACATCAAATCAATCTGGCTTATCCATTGTGAATCTGAAATGGACACCCAAAAACTTATAAAAACCTTAGTCTGGAAAACATACATACTCTCGAGAGTCTACAACTAG
- the LOC123526599 gene encoding uncharacterized protein LOC123526599 isoform X1, translated as MPSRDVDNNAKVYTNLKRADIQKSVSFFQFYEFFLCGVLGQNEMATYIPKLVDKGFQNWIKANLALSITKEGTEDCVLNEINTFHQDTLNDILSPEQILNNDLCRLCKNENILPCPTRGICIVKTGLCSFHYTQQKWYRPCPKHICDRLREKIRQCHKYNFPSWKNTKAEDWCQNPWELAKCYLPPDGYLGVRSIAETDINGIISVVMNHSAYKNKVDMRHCQEVREVSRKLRHCPDLCINDQDLNGFIGTLHMFLSCSKLFQGDSKAELSVQKITKLKADSLTITTHDITKVLQDVIHESTRMSFQQIDERVAEHAREVKAALDKLEIVTSTSLKDILSAKARAIDDIVNQGQVALDDLQSATEQLKLGVNKEIDEAKKMVFADIEDLKRTPIKEMNQTSSVSYSRRLSAADYQQLRNDFKSDLLTFNQQYHSTIPLSSVFEEQDTHLQGFYVQPDMNSIQVQKKTLSELAIEVRKPIKSLQDVFYRKSKPCFNIYLTSGAGQGKTVFCKQLVLTWCHAHRNHSSESKTFQEDIQLMKDFEYIFLVSLRNATAQCDVDDMIASQVVQNLAQNIKYTPDFMQTLLHREKCLILLDGLDEWSHPEPIFTTCTKTQDGLPHRKARPNCTILTTTRPWKLSIVNLKSSQKDNHIEIGYLDDNSSQQLIANAVRKILDQDDNTENSVNDETNSQIENIKTEIRSRSTPEFEMNPLILTYMICLLCDGKSLGESKSELYANIIDFLLYRWEKRNKEIAKAVTADKAFDAALKPAIFRNCSHIKAYEKFLLSLGQLAFKTLFCEIEERSLVFGCFLMDSCLTEDEQKFCLSTGLLIQNKLPGRLTTKETTVAFSHKTFQEFFAALHIYSKADFNDVKEPVLEKCNSVENILEMSNVFVFLSGICPERLRILSKDLSKIIHGDKMITQFRSESSSSLFKDTLYEKVKGLQDMYIACVKESKDANHESVYPLLQGVVIDMRGNEEVHLQVLQKLTQTNIENIKSIWLIHCESEMDTQKLIKTLVWKTYILSRVYN; from the exons ATGCCCAGTAGAGACGTTGATAATAATGCGAAAGTCTATACAAACTTGAAACGGGCGGATATACAGAAAAGTGTTAGCTTTTTCCAATTCTATGAGTTTTTCCTTTGTGGAGTGCTGGGACAAAACG aaatggcaACATATATTCCTAAATTGGTTGATAAGGGATTCCAGAATTGGATAAAAGCCAATCTAGCATTGAGCATTACGAAGGAAGGAACTGAGGACTGTGTGTTAAATGAGATAAACACGTTTCACCAAGACACACTAAACGACATATTATCACCagaacaaattttaaacaatgacCTGTGTAGactatgtaaaaatgaaaatatcttgccGTGTCCTACGAGAGGTATTTGTATAGTGAAAACAGGTCTCTGTTCCTTCCACTATACGCAACAGAAATGGTATCGACCATGTCCGAAACATATTTGTGATCGATTGAGAGAAAAGATAAGACAATGCCACAAGTACAATTTTCCATCTTGGAAAAACACCAAAGCAGAGGATTGGTGTCAGAATCCGTGGGAACTGGCAAAGTGTTACCTGCCTCCAGATGGGTATCTCGGGGTCAGATCTATAGCAGAAACAGATATAAATGGAATTATCAGTGTCGTCATGAACCATTCGGCTTACAAAAACAAAGTCGATATGCGTCATTGTCAAGAG GTGCGAGAGGTTAGTAGAAAATTACGCCATTGCCCAGACCTGTGTATAAATGATCAAGACTTGAACGGTTTCATTGGAACACTACACATGTTTCTGAGTTGTTCGAAGTTGTTCCAGGGTGATTCAAAGGCAGAGCTTTCTGTGCAAAAGATAACTAag TTGAAAGCAGATTCACTCACAATAACAACACATGACATCACGAAAGTTCTTCAGGATGTTATACATGAAAGCACGCGAATGTCGTTTCAACAGATCGATGAAAGAGTAGCTGAACATGCAAGAGAAGTTAAGGCTGCGCTTGATAAACTAGAGATAGTAACAAGCACAAGCTTAAAGGACATACTAAGTGCCAAAGCAAGGGCAATTGACGATATAGTCAACCAAGGACAAGTCGCTTTAGATGATCTCCAATCAGCCACTGAACAACTGAAGCTTGGTGTTAATAAAGAGATAGATGAAGCAAAGAAAATGGTATTTGCAGACATAGAAGATTTAAAAAGGACTCCGATCAAGGAAATGAATCAAACATCATCAGTAAGTTATTCTCGTCGACTCTCTGCAGCTGATTACCAGCAGTTGAGGAATG ATTTCAAGTCCGATCTACTGACATTTAATCAACAATACCACAGCACCATTCCTCTCTCATCAGTATTTGAGGAACAGGATACACACCTTCAAGGTTTCTACGTTCAACCTGATATGAATTCAATTCAAGTGCAAAAGAAAACATTAAGTGAACTTGCTATAGAAGTGCGGAAGCCAATTAAATCTTTACAAGACGTTTTCTATAGGAAATCGAAACCGTGTTTCAACATATACTTGACATCAGGAGCTGGCCAAGGGAAGACCGTGTTTTGTAAACAGTTGGTGCTGACATGGTGCCACGCCCATAGAAATCATAGTAGTGAAAGTAAAACGTTTCAAGAAGACATACAATTAATGAAggattttgaatatatttttctagTTTCTTTGAGAAATGCTACCGCACAGTGCGATGTTGATGACATGATTGCAAGTCAAGTTGTTCAGAATTTAgcacaaaacataaaatacactCCAGATTTTATGCAAACACTTCTACATCGCGAAAAGTGTTTAATTCTTTTAGACGGCCTTGACGAATGGTCCCATCCTGAGCCGATTTTCACAACCTGCACAAAGACACAAGATGGTTTGCCACATAGAAAAGCTAGACCAAACTGCACAATTCTCACTACAACTAGACCTTGGAAATTAAGCATTGTTAACCTCAAATCCAGTCAGAAAGATAACCATATCGAGATAGGATATCTTGATGACAACTCCTCACAACAGCTAATAGCGAATGCTGTAAGAAAGATCTTAGATCAGGACGATAATACTGAAAACAGTGTCAATGATGAAACCAATAGTCAAATTGAGAATATAAAAACTGAAATACGTTCAAGGTCTACTCCGGAGTTTGAAAtgaacccacttattcttacttataTGATTTGCTTGTTGTGTGATGGAAAATCTCTAGGCGAATCAAAAAGTGAATTGTATGCAAACATCATAGATTTTCTACTTTATCGATGGGAAaaacgaaataaagaaattgCAAAAGCCGTTACCGCAGATAAGGCATTTGATGCTGCCTTAAAGCCTGCCATATTCAGAAATTGTAGTCATATTAAAGCGTATGAGAAATTCCTCCTATCTTTAGGACAGTTGGcgtttaaaactttgttttgtgaAATAGAAGAAAGATCTCTCGTTTTTGGATGTTTTCTGATGGACAGTTGTCTAACTGAAGACGAACAAAAGTTCTGCTTATCAACTGGACTTCTGATACAAAACAAACTTCCGGGAAGATTAACGACGAAGGAGACTACAGTTGCATTTTCACATAAAACGTTTCAGGAGTTTTTTGCAGCCTTGCACATCTATTCAAAGGCCGATTTCAATGATGTGAAAGAACCAGTGTTAGAGAAGTGTAACTCAGTTGAAAATATCCTTGAAATGTCAAATGTCTTTGTATTTCTTAGTGGGATTTGTCCTGAACGGTTGCGCATTCTCTCAAAAGATCTCAGCAAAATAATTCATGGTGACAAAATGATAACCCAATTCAGAAGTGAGAGTTCTTCTTCCCTTTTCAAAGACACTCTCTATGAAAAAGTTAAAGGTCTCCAAGATATGTATATCGCATGTGTCAAGGAAAGTAAGGATGCTAATCATGAATCTGTGTACCCATTACTTCAGGGTGTTGTCATAGACATGCGCGGTAACGAAGAAGTACATCTTCAAGTGTTGCAAAAGCTTACACAAACGAATATTGAAAACATCAAATCAATCTGGCTTATCCATTGTGAATCTGAAATGGACACCCAAAAACTTATAAAAACCTTAGTCTGGAAAACATACATACTCTCGAGAGTCTACAACTAG